One part of the Onychomys torridus chromosome 13, mOncTor1.1, whole genome shotgun sequence genome encodes these proteins:
- the Hars2 gene encoding histidine--tRNA ligase, mitochondrial isoform X1 produces the protein MSHLGPLRRGVCAALLGQLLRPPRAVCIRALGCHSQVAQAVLTSQLKPHQEKPNFIIKVPKGTRDLSPQQMVVREKILDKIISCFKRHGAKGLDTPAFELTEMLTEKYEDNFGLMYDLKDQGGELLSLRYDLTVPFARYLAMNKLKNMKRYQVGKVWRRESPAIVQGRYREFCQCDFDIAGEFDPMIPDAECLKIMCEILSALQLGDFLIKVNDRRVVDGMFDVCGVPESKFRTICTSMDKLDKMSWEDVRYEMVAQKGLTPEVADRIGEYVQCHGGISLVEEMSKDPRLSQSPRALQGLGDLKLLYDYLSLFGIAEKISFDLSLARGLDYYTGVIYEAVLLQPPGQAGEEALNVGSVAAGGRYDSLVAQFDPKGHNVPCVGLSIGVERIFYLVERKMKASGKKVRTTETQVFVATPQKNFLRERLKLIAELWDAGIKAEMLYKNNPKLLAQLHYCEKADIPLMVIIGEQEQNEGVVKLRTVASREEVTVNRENLVAEIQKRLSES, from the exons GTTGCACAGGCAGTGTTAACATCCCAACTGAAACCACATCAAGAGAAACCAAATTTTATCATCAAGGTTCCAAAG GGCACCAGGGATTTAAGTCCtcaacagatggttgtgagggaAAAGATTCTTGATAAGATTATCAGCTGCTTTAAGCGTCATGGGGCAAAGGGGTTGGATACGCCAGCATTTGAGCTAACA GAAATGCTCACCGAGAAGTATGAGGACAACTTCGGCCTCATGTACGATTTGAAGGATCAAGGTGGAGAGTTGTTGTCTCTTCGATATGACCTTACT GTTCCTTTTGCTCGCTATTTGGCCATGAATAAACTGAAGAATATGAAACGATATCAAGTTGGAAAGGTGTGGCGGCGAGAGAGCCCAGCCATAGTCCAGGGCCGCTACCGGGAGTTCTGCCAGTGT GATTTTGACATTGCTGGTGAATTTGACCCAATGATCCCTGATGCAGAATGTTTGAAGATCATGTGTGAAATCCTAAGTGCCTTGCAACTGGGGGACTTTCTCATTaag GTAAATGACCGGCGGGTTGTAGATGGGATGTTTGATGTCTGCGGTGTTCCTGAGAGCAAGTTCCGTACCATCTGTACATCAATGGACAAACTAGACAag ATGTCTTGGGAAGATGTGAGATATGAGATGGTGGCACAGAAAGGCCTAACTCCTGAGGTGGCCGATCGAATTGGGGAGTATGTCCAGTGTCATG GGGGGATTTCTCTGGTAGAGGAAATGTCCAAGGATCCCAGACTGTCCCAAAGCCCGAGGGCCCTGCAGGGCTTAGGAGACCTGAAGCTGCTCTATGACTACCTGAGTTTATTTGGAATTGCTGAAAAG ATCTCCTTCGACTTGAGTCTGGCCCGGGGCCTGGACTATTACACAGGAGTGATCTACGAAGCCGTGCTCCTGCAGCCTCCAGGtcaggctggagaggaggctctgAATGTGGGCAGCGTGGCTGCTGGTGGACGCTACGACAGCCTGGTAGCCCAGTTTGATCCCAAGGGCCATAACGTGCCCTGTGTGGGGTTGAGCATTGGCGTAGAGAGAATCTTCTACCTTGTGGAGCGGAAGATGAAG GCGTCTGGTAAGAAGGTTCGAACCACAGAGACTCAAGTGTTTGTGGCCACACCCCAGAAGAACTTTCTCCGAGAGCGTTTGAAGCTAATTGCAGAGCTTTGGGATGCTGGGATCAAG GCAGAGATGCTATATAAAAACAATCCCAAACTGTTAGCCCAGCTGCATTATTGTGAGAAGGCAGACATTCCTCTGATGGTCATCATTGGTGAGCAAGAACAGAATGAAGGTGTCGTCAAGCTCCGTACAGTGGCCAGCAGAGAAGAA GTGACCGTTAATCGAGAAAATCTTGTGGCTGAAATTCAGAAACGACTGTCCGAGTCTTGA
- the Hars2 gene encoding histidine--tRNA ligase, mitochondrial isoform X2, which translates to MNKLKNMKRYQVGKVWRRESPAIVQGRYREFCQCDFDIAGEFDPMIPDAECLKIMCEILSALQLGDFLIKVNDRRVVDGMFDVCGVPESKFRTICTSMDKLDKMSWEDVRYEMVAQKGLTPEVADRIGEYVQCHGGISLVEEMSKDPRLSQSPRALQGLGDLKLLYDYLSLFGIAEKISFDLSLARGLDYYTGVIYEAVLLQPPGQAGEEALNVGSVAAGGRYDSLVAQFDPKGHNVPCVGLSIGVERIFYLVERKMKASGKKVRTTETQVFVATPQKNFLRERLKLIAELWDAGIKAEMLYKNNPKLLAQLHYCEKADIPLMVIIGEQEQNEGVVKLRTVASREEVTVNRENLVAEIQKRLSES; encoded by the exons ATGAATAAACTGAAGAATATGAAACGATATCAAGTTGGAAAGGTGTGGCGGCGAGAGAGCCCAGCCATAGTCCAGGGCCGCTACCGGGAGTTCTGCCAGTGT GATTTTGACATTGCTGGTGAATTTGACCCAATGATCCCTGATGCAGAATGTTTGAAGATCATGTGTGAAATCCTAAGTGCCTTGCAACTGGGGGACTTTCTCATTaag GTAAATGACCGGCGGGTTGTAGATGGGATGTTTGATGTCTGCGGTGTTCCTGAGAGCAAGTTCCGTACCATCTGTACATCAATGGACAAACTAGACAag ATGTCTTGGGAAGATGTGAGATATGAGATGGTGGCACAGAAAGGCCTAACTCCTGAGGTGGCCGATCGAATTGGGGAGTATGTCCAGTGTCATG GGGGGATTTCTCTGGTAGAGGAAATGTCCAAGGATCCCAGACTGTCCCAAAGCCCGAGGGCCCTGCAGGGCTTAGGAGACCTGAAGCTGCTCTATGACTACCTGAGTTTATTTGGAATTGCTGAAAAG ATCTCCTTCGACTTGAGTCTGGCCCGGGGCCTGGACTATTACACAGGAGTGATCTACGAAGCCGTGCTCCTGCAGCCTCCAGGtcaggctggagaggaggctctgAATGTGGGCAGCGTGGCTGCTGGTGGACGCTACGACAGCCTGGTAGCCCAGTTTGATCCCAAGGGCCATAACGTGCCCTGTGTGGGGTTGAGCATTGGCGTAGAGAGAATCTTCTACCTTGTGGAGCGGAAGATGAAG GCGTCTGGTAAGAAGGTTCGAACCACAGAGACTCAAGTGTTTGTGGCCACACCCCAGAAGAACTTTCTCCGAGAGCGTTTGAAGCTAATTGCAGAGCTTTGGGATGCTGGGATCAAG GCAGAGATGCTATATAAAAACAATCCCAAACTGTTAGCCCAGCTGCATTATTGTGAGAAGGCAGACATTCCTCTGATGGTCATCATTGGTGAGCAAGAACAGAATGAAGGTGTCGTCAAGCTCCGTACAGTGGCCAGCAGAGAAGAA GTGACCGTTAATCGAGAAAATCTTGTGGCTGAAATTCAGAAACGACTGTCCGAGTCTTGA
- the Zmat2 gene encoding zinc finger matrin-type protein 2 — protein MASGSGTKNLDFRRKWDKDEYEKLAEKRLTEEREKKDGKPVQPVKRELLRHRDYKVDLESKLGKTIVITKTTPQSEMGGYYCNVCDCVVKDSINFLDHINGKKHQRNLGMSMRVERSTLDQVKKRFEVNKKKMEEKQKDYDFEERMKELREEEEKAKAYKKEKQKEKKRRAEEDLTFEEDDEMAAVMGFSGFGSAKKSY, from the exons ATGGCGTCGGGCAGCGGG ACAAAAAACTTGGACTTTCGCCGAAAGTGGGACAAAGATGAATACGAGAAGCTCGCGGAGAAGAGActcacagaagagagagaaaagaaggatg GAAAACCAGTGCAGCCCGTCAAGCGGGAGCTTCTTCGGCACAGAGACTACAAGGTGGACTTGGAGTCCAAGCTTGGGAAGACAATTGTCATTACCAAGACCACCCCACAGTCTGAAATGGGAGG CTACTACTGCAATGTCTGTGACTGTGTGGTGAAGGACTCCATCAACTTCTTGGACCACATTAATGGAAAGAAAC ATCAGCGAAACCTGGGTATGTCTATGCGTGTGGAACGCTCCACTCTGGATCAGGTAAAGAAACGTTTTGAGGTCAACAAgaagaagatggaagagaagcagaaagattatGATTTTGAGGAAAGGATGAAGGAACTCAGAGAAGAG GAGGAAAAGGCTAAAGCAtacaagaaagagaagcagaaggagaagaaaaggagggctgaggaggaCTTGACGTTTGAGGAGGATGACGAGATGGCAGCTGTGATGGGCTTCTCTGGCTTTGGCTCCGCCAAGAAGAGTTACTGA